The DNA window TGGATCACCTCGCTGTTGCGTGAGCTGGTCTCCATCCCTATTCGGGAATTTTTTTCAAGAATTACTATACGCTTTAATCTCCGGGCCAACCTCTGAGCAATGGCAAGACCAACGACACCTGCCCCTATGATAGCGGCGTTAAATTCGATCATGCTTCCTTAAAATGGGTCATAGGAGGTTTTCCTATCGCGTATACATTGAAGCCCAGACTGTGACAATATTCGTGGTCCAATATGTTTCGCCCATCAAAGATAAATGCCGGTTTACACATGTTTTCATAAATCCTTTTGAAGTCTAGGGTTCTGTATATATCCCATTCTGTCATTATAGCAATGGCATGTGCATCTTTTGCGGCTACATACGGATCCTCGGTAAATTCAACATGGCTTTTTTCTCCTAAGAGGTCCCTCTTCGCGTTTTCTAAAGCATAGGGGTCTGTTATAACCAATTGTGCTTGTTCCTCAATAAGTCTCCTAGCTATATACAATGCGGGACTTTCCCTTGTATCAGCTGTATTTGCTTTAAATGAAAAACCGAAGAGACAGATTCTTTTTCCTGCTATAGAATTAAACATAGCATTAAGCATGTTCGCTACAAATCTTTTCTGCTGAAATTCATTTATCCGGACAATACCTTCCCAGTAATCGGCCACCTCGTCCAAACCGTAGTATCTGCATAAGTAAACGAGATTGAGGATGTCCTTCTTAAAGCATGAGCCGCCGAACCCAACACTTGCGTTTAAGAATTTGTTCCCAATGCGGCTATCCATTCCTACCGCTTTTGCAACCATAGTTATATCTGCATCTGTTTTCTCGCAGATAGCCGAAACAGCATTAATAGATGATACCCTTTGAGCTAGAAAGGCGTTTGACACAAGTTTGGAGAGCTCACTACTCCAGGTGTCCATTGTAAGTATTTTTTCCTCAGGCACCCAGTGCCTGTATATTTCAACTATGGTGTTCTTCGCTTTCTCTCCACTCTCTGTTTTACGGTAACCGATGAGCACCCTATCAGGAAATTCCAAATCTCTTATCGCTGATCCTTCAGAGAGGAATTCAGGATTGGAAATGACGTCAAAGTGGATATTTCTATGATGGGAGTTCAAGATGCGTTCCATAGCAAGTGCTGTCTTTACAGGTACTGTGCTTTTTTCTACAACAATTTTCGACGTTGATGAATTTTCAAGTATCTCCCTAGCTGT is part of the Syntrophales bacterium genome and encodes:
- a CDS encoding nucleotide sugar dehydrogenase, which produces MWKRTILCIGAGHVGGPTMAVIAKKCPEYRVTVVDIDAQKIAAWNSDRLPIYEPGLEDLIRETRNRNLFFSKDIAQAIRDNDIIFVSVNTPTKTYGVGAGMAADLQFWEKTAREILENSSTSKIVVEKSTVPVKTALAMERILNSHHRNIHFDVISNPEFLSEGSAIRDLEFPDRVLIGYRKTESGEKAKNTIVEIYRHWVPEEKILTMDTWSSELSKLVSNAFLAQRVSSINAVSAICEKTDADITMVAKAVGMDSRIGNKFLNASVGFGGSCFKKDILNLVYLCRYYGLDEVADYWEGIVRINEFQQKRFVANMLNAMFNSIAGKRICLFGFSFKANTADTRESPALYIARRLIEEQAQLVITDPYALENAKRDLLGEKSHVEFTEDPYVAAKDAHAIAIMTEWDIYRTLDFKRIYENMCKPAFIFDGRNILDHEYCHSLGFNVYAIGKPPMTHFKEA